One genomic segment of Chitinophaga sancti includes these proteins:
- a CDS encoding RagB/SusD family nutrient uptake outer membrane protein encodes MNRSIIVLLSLSLMGMTGCSKFLEEKNPSSITTDNYYKNATQAQSAVDGAYEQLRVFQNGDGYGETPWISMEMLVGHAKTLGQSTYNSSMIKHTAGTSDPVFMSVWKGFYNGISNCNVAIQHIPDVSMDESQKSNLMGQLYFLRAFYYYHLVRLYGDVPLVLTAVSANSPDLYPSRTAAADVYDQIVKDLQLAEASSLPTTDVTGRVSVMAVKSLLSSVYLTMAGYPLQKGSAYYQLAADKAAEVIDGGGYELFTSYAYLHDRAHKNGSEFILQVQYSGSIISNNIARLIIPEKIGISKFGDEYGALMPYNQFVNSYEAGDKRTEEKQFFFTNYNGRDFGEYALYKYWLEEAANPTTGDANSDENWTLFRLPEIMLIYAEASNEVSGPTDKAYIQINAIRARANLAPLSGLSQADFRQQVYKERYHELAFEDKAYFDIQRTHMIYDLPNNVFVDATSAANIQGVTFTTKYYLWPLPQNELDANKNLTQNEEWK; translated from the coding sequence ATGAACCGCAGTATAATAGTATTATTAAGCCTCTCCCTGATGGGAATGACAGGCTGCAGTAAATTCCTGGAAGAAAAGAATCCTTCATCCATTACAACGGATAATTATTATAAAAATGCTACCCAGGCACAATCAGCCGTGGATGGTGCTTACGAACAACTGAGAGTATTCCAGAACGGAGACGGCTATGGCGAAACGCCATGGATCTCTATGGAAATGCTGGTAGGACATGCCAAAACACTGGGACAGAGTACCTACAACAGTAGCATGATCAAACACACCGCGGGTACCAGCGATCCTGTATTCATGTCTGTATGGAAAGGGTTTTACAATGGTATCTCCAATTGTAACGTGGCCATCCAGCACATCCCGGATGTAAGTATGGATGAGTCCCAGAAGAGCAACCTGATGGGACAATTGTATTTCCTGCGAGCATTCTACTACTACCACCTGGTGAGATTGTATGGTGATGTTCCACTGGTACTGACAGCTGTAAGCGCCAACAGTCCGGATCTGTACCCAAGTCGCACCGCTGCTGCTGATGTATATGACCAGATCGTAAAAGACCTTCAGCTGGCAGAAGCCTCTTCTTTGCCAACGACTGACGTAACCGGTCGCGTATCTGTAATGGCAGTAAAATCTCTGCTGTCCAGCGTATACCTGACCATGGCAGGGTATCCATTGCAGAAAGGTAGTGCCTACTACCAGCTGGCTGCCGATAAAGCTGCCGAAGTAATAGATGGTGGAGGTTATGAACTGTTCACCAGTTATGCTTACCTGCATGACCGGGCACATAAAAACGGTAGTGAATTCATCCTGCAGGTACAGTATTCCGGAAGTATTATTTCTAACAACATTGCCCGTCTGATCATTCCTGAAAAGATCGGTATCTCTAAGTTCGGTGATGAATATGGTGCGCTCATGCCATACAACCAGTTTGTAAATTCATACGAAGCCGGCGATAAACGTACAGAAGAAAAACAATTCTTCTTCACGAATTACAACGGCAGAGATTTCGGTGAATATGCACTGTATAAATACTGGCTGGAAGAAGCAGCAAATCCAACTACCGGCGATGCAAATTCAGATGAAAACTGGACCCTGTTCCGTTTGCCAGAGATCATGCTGATCTATGCAGAAGCCAGCAATGAAGTAAGCGGCCCTACGGATAAGGCCTATATACAGATCAATGCAATCCGTGCGAGGGCAAACCTGGCACCTTTGTCAGGTCTGAGCCAGGCTGATTTCCGCCAGCAGGTGTACAAAGAACGTTATCATGAACTGGCCTTCGAAGACAAAGCCTACTTCGATATACAGCGGACACATATGATTTATGATCTGCCAAACAATGTATTTGTAGATGCGACCAGCGCTGCAAATATTCAGGGTGTTACTTTCACAACCAAGTATTACCTCTGGCCACTGCCGCAGAATGAACTGGATGCGAATAAGAACCTGACACAAAATGAAGAATGGAAGTAG
- a CDS encoding zinc-dependent metalloprotease — MLKSQRSTIAIAIGVSLMAVTTVHCQIFRHKKKQQPTVQKGATPADTTKKPTSIPVKPYKDVITADMKSSKGFITVHQKDEKYFFEVPNKMMGRDILIVSRISKASAEMRNGSSGYSGDQIGETVFRFELGPAKKLLLRRISFREYSDDSTKAMFASVQKNNVQAIAMAFTIAAYAPDSSGVVFDATDFVNSDNEVLYFQKKAFKDKAGMGAQANDRSFVDYVRAFASNVEVHAVKTYSAGLNPTSSSYTVELNSSMVLLPEKPMKPRAMDGRVGYFAVGHIDFDADPQGVKEKIYVKRWRLEPKPEDIEKYKRGELVEPAKPIVYYIDPTTPKKWVPYLMQGVNDWQKAFEKIGFKNAVYARIAPTKEEDSTWSIDDATHSAIIYRPSVIANAMGPSVSDPRSGEIIESHIFWYHNVMSLLQRWYMAQCGAVDPRALNNELPDSLMGQLIRFVSSHEVGHTLGLLHNFGSSSTVPVEKLRDKAWVEAHGHTPSIMDYARFNYVAQPKDHIGEAGLFPRINDYDFWAIQWGYDMHKEYKTAEEEKTALSKMVSDSLAANHRLYFGSEVNFTDARCQNEDLGDDAVKAGEYGIKNLKRLMPGVLSWAGEKGEDFDKPMEQIKTLYSQFFIYMGHAVANIGSVYVTENMVGDAGNSNVEPAPYEKQKAAMAFINKQLFETPTWLNSELLNRTTMNFATEINDAQRDMLNALLGRARFSRLLWSEQVYAAEKHVKVYTLTEMFGDLNKGIFTEAYAGKNVDMYRRALQKGYVARLMQQVFTSQVEGNISDQVMPFGFNFEKSDERAMVKDNLMTILALCKKQAANAGLDKLTKLHYDDIVTRINAQLAAEKQGLIK, encoded by the coding sequence ATGCTAAAAAGCCAACGTTCAACGATAGCCATCGCCATAGGAGTTTCTCTTATGGCGGTGACCACCGTTCATTGTCAGATCTTTAGACACAAGAAGAAACAACAGCCCACCGTACAGAAAGGCGCCACACCTGCTGACACAACCAAGAAGCCCACCAGCATACCGGTTAAACCATACAAGGATGTGATCACTGCTGATATGAAGTCCAGCAAGGGTTTTATTACTGTACACCAGAAAGATGAAAAGTACTTCTTCGAGGTTCCTAACAAAATGATGGGTAGAGACATTCTCATCGTGAGCCGTATTTCAAAAGCATCTGCCGAAATGCGCAATGGTAGCTCCGGTTATTCAGGCGATCAGATTGGTGAAACTGTGTTCAGGTTTGAACTGGGTCCTGCTAAAAAATTATTACTCCGCCGTATCTCTTTCAGAGAATATAGTGATGACAGTACCAAAGCAATGTTCGCCAGCGTACAAAAGAACAATGTACAGGCAATTGCCATGGCTTTTACGATCGCTGCTTACGCCCCTGATTCCAGCGGTGTTGTATTCGATGCGACAGACTTTGTAAACAGCGACAACGAAGTATTGTACTTCCAGAAAAAAGCGTTCAAAGACAAAGCTGGTATGGGTGCACAGGCCAATGACCGCAGCTTTGTAGATTATGTACGTGCATTTGCTTCCAATGTAGAAGTTCATGCAGTAAAGACCTACAGTGCGGGTCTGAACCCTACCTCTTCTTCCTATACTGTAGAGCTGAACTCTTCTATGGTCCTGCTGCCTGAAAAGCCAATGAAACCAAGAGCGATGGATGGCCGTGTAGGTTACTTCGCTGTAGGTCATATTGACTTCGATGCAGATCCACAGGGTGTAAAAGAAAAGATCTATGTAAAACGCTGGAGACTGGAACCAAAACCGGAAGATATAGAGAAATACAAACGTGGTGAACTGGTAGAACCAGCTAAACCAATTGTATACTACATAGATCCTACTACTCCTAAGAAATGGGTACCTTACCTGATGCAGGGTGTAAACGACTGGCAGAAAGCCTTTGAAAAGATCGGTTTCAAAAATGCTGTATATGCACGTATTGCACCTACCAAAGAAGAAGACAGCACCTGGAGCATCGACGATGCCACCCACTCTGCTATCATCTATCGCCCATCTGTGATTGCCAATGCAATGGGCCCAAGCGTATCTGACCCCCGTAGCGGTGAGATCATCGAGAGCCACATCTTCTGGTATCACAACGTAATGAGCCTGCTACAACGCTGGTATATGGCACAATGTGGTGCTGTTGATCCGCGTGCACTGAACAATGAACTGCCAGATTCCCTGATGGGTCAGCTCATCCGTTTCGTATCTTCTCATGAAGTAGGTCACACACTGGGTCTGCTGCACAACTTCGGTTCCAGCTCTACTGTACCTGTTGAGAAACTGCGCGACAAAGCATGGGTGGAAGCACATGGTCATACGCCTTCTATCATGGACTATGCTCGTTTCAACTACGTAGCACAGCCTAAAGATCATATTGGTGAAGCAGGTTTATTTCCACGTATTAATGACTACGATTTCTGGGCCATTCAATGGGGATATGATATGCACAAGGAATACAAAACTGCTGAAGAAGAAAAAACTGCCCTGTCCAAAATGGTGAGCGATAGCCTTGCAGCTAACCACCGCCTGTACTTCGGTAGCGAAGTGAACTTCACAGATGCCCGTTGTCAGAACGAAGACCTTGGCGACGATGCAGTAAAAGCAGGTGAATATGGTATCAAAAATCTGAAAAGATTAATGCCGGGTGTACTGAGCTGGGCTGGTGAGAAAGGGGAAGATTTTGATAAGCCAATGGAGCAAATCAAAACCCTGTACAGCCAGTTCTTCATATACATGGGTCATGCTGTGGCAAACATCGGTAGCGTATACGTGACTGAAAATATGGTGGGCGATGCTGGCAACAGTAACGTAGAACCAGCTCCATATGAAAAGCAGAAAGCAGCAATGGCATTTATCAACAAGCAATTGTTTGAAACACCAACCTGGTTGAACAGTGAGCTGCTGAACAGAACCACAATGAATTTTGCTACTGAGATTAACGATGCACAGCGCGATATGCTGAACGCTTTACTGGGCCGTGCACGTTTCAGCCGTCTCTTATGGTCTGAGCAGGTGTATGCAGCTGAGAAGCATGTAAAAGTATATACACTGACAGAAATGTTCGGGGACCTGAACAAAGGCATCTTCACAGAAGCTTATGCGGGCAAGAATGTAGATATGTACCGCCGTGCTTTGCAAAAAGGATATGTAGCCAGATTGATGCAGCAGGTATTTACAAGCCAGGTCGAAGGTAATATCAGCGATCAGGTCATGCCGTTTGGTTTCAACTTTGAGAAATCAGATGAAAGAGCTATGGTGAAAGATAACCTGATGACCATATTAGCCTTGTGTAAAAAACAAGCGGCAAATGCGGGACTGGACAAGCTGACTAAGTTACACTATGATGATATAGTAACGAGGATCAACGCGCAGTTAGCTGCAGAAAAACAAGGATTGATAAAGTAA
- a CDS encoding TonB-dependent receptor → MMKKNNHFMRCTGLLFLLTMLHFHTLMAQQKKVTGQVSGKEGPLTNVSVQIKGTTIGAYTDDKGQFTISVPNSSAVLVVRYVGMETREVPVGDQTNLNIVLTSSASDLSEVVVVGYGTTKRQDLTGSVGSVSADELMERPSLTLQQAMAGKVAGVNVNTNSGRPGGRTSVRIRGFGSIKATNDPLYVVDGIVYPADISTINPNDIESMDILKDASATAIYGTRGANGVIMITTKKGSKKGGQVSYSGYVSAGKMARKQDVLNSKEFLATEDLAYANAAKFDPTGFANGAYKDPKVKRAQYIGTLFDDNLNPLYDVDWQDAVTRTAISQGHNLSFTGGDEKSTYGLYLGYNDEQGVIKNSYAKRYTARAAIDRQMNDWLKVGGSIGYVVNREKRQDATTGGNNVPRQMIEMIPIVPFKYPDGTYGKRGDYEGMESGDNPLSQLYEDNRLYNNNVFNGNAYANIRLYKDLTFTSTVGANVRDEYDPYFNSTLSNLANEYGKNYAEITSYRSTFYQWENHFSYNKTIGKDHRISATAGQEIQKLDYLKYVVGVQSLSDDYYEWNNLGSASTVNTPSSEAYTWAMASFFARANYAYKDRYLVTFTGRYDGSSRFGADNKFAFFPSAAVGWRVSEEPFLKDNPTVNNLKLRASYGLTGNSEIGQYKSLANMTSNTLIFNGTRAAGTVISTMANPDLKWEKTRQVDVGFDVSLFDSRLNIAADYYKKNTKDLLLDAPVPASSGYATLTRNIGSLQNSGFEFSVNSVNIDRKNFSWNTTLNFSTLKNKITALGSNNEDIYMNPNFLDYTNILRVGKSVSSFYGYVREGTWGTAEETEATKYGAKPGDLKFKDMNGDGQINSQDRTIIGKGIPDWYGTLSNTFRYKQFDFLLELQYSYGNDVFKLSEHSSEDRTGIANSFATVLNAWTPEHQNTPIAQIRPTAAGYTSKLDNHKVENGSFIRGKNISFGYNLAAPTCKRMGVSNARVYVAAQNFFLITKYTGYDPETTTWDDTFAQGMQFHDYPKARTVMLGLNVTF, encoded by the coding sequence ATGATGAAAAAAAACAACCATTTCATGCGTTGTACAGGATTGCTATTCCTGTTAACCATGCTGCACTTTCATACCCTGATGGCCCAGCAAAAAAAGGTCACAGGGCAGGTCTCAGGTAAGGAAGGACCCCTCACAAATGTATCCGTGCAGATAAAGGGCACTACTATAGGTGCATACACAGATGACAAAGGACAGTTCACTATTTCAGTACCCAATTCCAGCGCAGTTCTTGTAGTTCGCTATGTAGGTATGGAAACAAGAGAAGTACCTGTAGGCGATCAGACAAACCTGAATATCGTACTTACTTCATCTGCCAGTGATCTGAGCGAAGTGGTAGTAGTCGGTTATGGTACTACCAAACGTCAGGACCTCACAGGTAGTGTGGGTAGCGTGAGCGCTGATGAGCTGATGGAAAGACCCTCTCTTACCCTGCAACAAGCCATGGCAGGTAAAGTAGCCGGTGTAAACGTCAATACCAACTCAGGTCGCCCCGGTGGCCGTACCAGCGTACGTATCCGCGGTTTTGGTTCCATCAAGGCCACCAACGATCCGCTGTATGTAGTAGATGGTATCGTATATCCTGCTGATATCTCTACCATCAACCCAAATGATATCGAAAGCATGGACATCCTCAAAGATGCATCTGCTACCGCTATCTATGGTACCCGTGGTGCGAACGGTGTAATCATGATCACTACTAAAAAAGGTAGTAAAAAAGGTGGTCAGGTGAGTTACTCCGGTTATGTTAGCGCCGGCAAAATGGCACGTAAACAGGATGTACTGAATTCAAAAGAATTCCTTGCTACTGAAGATCTGGCCTATGCCAATGCTGCCAAATTCGATCCTACCGGCTTCGCAAATGGCGCATACAAAGATCCTAAAGTAAAACGTGCACAATATATCGGTACCCTCTTCGACGACAACCTCAATCCACTCTATGATGTAGACTGGCAGGATGCCGTAACCCGTACCGCCATCAGCCAGGGACATAACCTGTCTTTCACAGGCGGCGATGAAAAATCTACTTATGGTTTATATCTTGGTTATAACGATGAACAGGGGGTGATTAAAAATTCTTATGCTAAAAGATATACTGCCCGCGCTGCCATCGACCGTCAAATGAATGACTGGCTGAAAGTAGGTGGTTCCATCGGTTATGTGGTAAACAGGGAAAAAAGACAGGATGCAACCACTGGTGGTAACAACGTGCCACGTCAGATGATTGAAATGATTCCAATCGTTCCTTTCAAATACCCTGACGGCACTTACGGGAAAAGAGGCGATTATGAAGGCATGGAATCAGGCGATAACCCGCTCTCTCAGCTGTATGAAGATAACCGTCTGTATAATAACAACGTATTTAACGGTAACGCATATGCAAATATCCGGCTCTACAAGGACCTGACATTTACCAGTACCGTGGGAGCTAACGTGCGTGATGAGTACGATCCTTATTTCAACAGTACCTTGTCCAACCTGGCCAATGAATATGGTAAAAACTATGCGGAGATCACCTCTTACCGCTCTACTTTCTACCAGTGGGAAAACCACTTCTCGTACAATAAAACTATCGGTAAAGACCATCGCATCAGTGCGACCGCAGGGCAGGAAATACAGAAGCTGGACTACCTGAAATATGTAGTAGGAGTTCAAAGTCTGAGTGATGATTATTACGAATGGAATAACCTGGGGTCTGCGTCCACTGTGAACACACCATCGTCTGAAGCTTATACATGGGCAATGGCTTCCTTCTTTGCCAGAGCGAACTATGCATACAAAGATCGCTATCTGGTTACATTCACGGGTCGTTACGATGGTAGCTCCCGCTTTGGTGCAGACAATAAGTTTGCCTTCTTCCCATCTGCAGCAGTAGGCTGGCGTGTGTCTGAAGAACCTTTCCTGAAAGACAATCCAACCGTCAATAACCTGAAACTGCGTGCCAGCTATGGCCTGACCGGTAACTCTGAAATTGGTCAGTATAAGTCACTGGCGAACATGACTTCGAATACCCTGATCTTCAACGGTACCCGTGCTGCCGGTACTGTGATCAGTACCATGGCAAACCCTGACCTGAAATGGGAGAAAACCAGACAGGTGGATGTGGGTTTTGACGTTTCCCTCTTCGACAGCCGTCTGAACATCGCTGCAGATTATTATAAAAAGAATACCAAAGACCTGCTGCTCGATGCGCCAGTACCTGCTTCCAGCGGTTATGCTACGCTGACCCGTAACATCGGTAGCCTGCAGAACTCCGGTTTTGAGTTCAGTGTGAATTCTGTGAACATCGATCGTAAGAATTTCTCCTGGAATACTACGCTCAACTTCTCCACACTGAAAAACAAAATCACTGCGCTGGGTAGTAACAATGAAGACATTTACATGAACCCGAACTTCCTGGATTATACCAACATCCTGCGTGTGGGTAAATCTGTAAGTTCCTTCTATGGTTACGTGCGTGAAGGTACCTGGGGTACAGCTGAAGAAACAGAAGCCACCAAGTATGGGGCCAAACCCGGTGACCTGAAGTTCAAAGACATGAACGGCGATGGCCAGATCAACAGCCAGGACCGCACCATCATTGGTAAAGGTATTCCTGACTGGTATGGTACACTGTCCAACACTTTCCGCTACAAACAATTTGACTTCCTGCTGGAATTACAATATTCCTATGGTAATGATGTATTCAAACTGTCAGAACACTCTTCTGAAGACAGAACAGGTATTGCAAACAGCTTTGCCACCGTACTGAATGCATGGACTCCTGAGCACCAGAATACGCCTATTGCACAAATCAGGCCCACTGCTGCCGGTTACACCAGTAAACTGGATAACCACAAAGTGGAAAATGGTTCTTTCATCAGAGGTAAGAACATCAGCTTTGGTTACAACCTGGCAGCGCCTACCTGTAAGCGTATGGGTGTAAGCAATGCCCGTGTATATGTCGCTGCACAGAACTTCTTCCTGATTACCAAATACACAGGTTATGATCCGGAAACGACCACATGGGACGACACCTTTGCACAGGGTATGCAGTTCCATGACTATCCCAAAGCAAGAACTGTCATGCTGGGACTGAATGTAACTTTCTAA
- a CDS encoding RagB/SusD family nutrient uptake outer membrane protein — MKKNRSLYIIAAAALFAMSCNKLVDIPAHPIDQITEGTVFSDSADIISAVAGVYSNFKANASGGTIGATLVTVNGGQAADELIYAYSSTYVNNAYLADDGTASTLWNSAYTNIYQMNSCIAGISGTTAISDSLKRALVAEMKFDRAFYYFQMVNLFGGVPLVTVTDYNVTATQPRVAVDEVYKLIQADLAEARSQLKAKYPSTSGTKYRPNLYTAMALSAKVFLYRQQWDSAALMVNQILSSGLYAMASTPSAVFYQSNNEVIWNLPGSNVSTSNFQTGEGYTLLPSSIYSAPAYQVNPILVNAFEANDLRKATWITQITLYGTTYNYPTKYKNRTYDAANREAYVMFRLADMYLVLAEAQAHLGNTSDAITNLNIVRSRAGLAGYAGTDENLLTAIYHERQVEMAFEWGNRWYDLKRTGTIDAVLGTEKSSWKSTAALLPIPSTQIQANPSLIQNDGY, encoded by the coding sequence ATGAAGAAAAATCGTTCTCTATATATAATTGCGGCGGCAGCCCTGTTCGCAATGTCCTGTAACAAGCTGGTTGATATTCCTGCTCATCCAATTGATCAGATTACAGAAGGCACCGTTTTTAGCGACAGTGCAGATATCATATCTGCTGTAGCTGGTGTTTATTCCAACTTTAAAGCAAATGCTTCCGGCGGTACTATTGGTGCTACCTTGGTGACAGTAAATGGAGGCCAGGCTGCTGATGAACTGATATATGCCTATAGTTCTACTTATGTAAACAACGCCTACCTGGCAGACGATGGAACTGCGTCCACTTTGTGGAATTCAGCATACACCAATATTTACCAGATGAACAGCTGTATAGCTGGCATTAGCGGTACTACTGCTATCAGTGATTCTCTTAAACGTGCACTTGTAGCTGAGATGAAATTTGACCGTGCCTTTTATTACTTCCAGATGGTAAACCTGTTTGGTGGTGTACCTTTGGTGACAGTTACTGATTATAACGTGACCGCTACCCAACCAAGAGTAGCTGTAGATGAAGTGTATAAACTGATCCAGGCAGATCTGGCAGAAGCCCGTTCCCAACTCAAGGCAAAATATCCGTCTACTTCCGGCACCAAATACCGTCCAAATTTATACACAGCGATGGCACTTTCTGCCAAGGTATTCTTATACCGCCAGCAATGGGATAGTGCAGCGCTGATGGTGAACCAGATCCTATCCTCCGGTCTTTATGCAATGGCATCTACACCATCCGCTGTATTTTATCAGTCCAACAATGAAGTCATCTGGAACCTGCCCGGTAGCAATGTGAGCACTTCTAACTTTCAGACGGGTGAAGGTTATACCTTACTGCCATCTTCTATCTACTCTGCTCCGGCTTACCAGGTAAATCCTATCCTGGTGAATGCTTTTGAAGCAAATGATCTCCGTAAGGCAACCTGGATCACGCAAATTACATTATATGGAACCACATATAATTACCCGACAAAATACAAGAACAGAACATATGATGCAGCTAACAGGGAGGCATATGTAATGTTCCGCCTTGCTGATATGTACCTGGTACTGGCAGAAGCACAGGCACACCTGGGCAATACCTCAGATGCGATTACGAATCTGAATATCGTAAGATCAAGAGCGGGTCTCGCTGGCTACGCTGGTACTGACGAAAATCTGCTGACTGCCATCTACCACGAACGCCAGGTTGAAATGGCATTCGAGTGGGGCAACCGCTGGTACGATCTGAAACGTACAGGTACCATTGATGCCGTACTGGGTACTGAGAAATCTTCCTGGAAATCTACTGCTGCATTACTCCCGATTCCTTCTACACAGATACAGGCAAATCCCAGCCTTATTCAGAATGATGGTTACTAG